A genome region from Setaria italica strain Yugu1 chromosome III, Setaria_italica_v2.0, whole genome shotgun sequence includes the following:
- the LOC101776585 gene encoding uncharacterized protein LOC101776585, translating into MAGADGQRLCWDLSRRAGSFLRMARLALTGAAPAQLVVEEEVVDGHSCDPYYKSISTEDNDDLESDELWPEEDELELLVDGGEDGGSTTRGVSENKKPDRFVRRRRASFRSKNVAAVEESSEPLVPRRAAKRANDAEVVQHPFGWDRRGSESSSLLLVSS; encoded by the exons ATggccggcgccgacggccaGCGGCTCTGCTGGGACCTCTCGCGGCGGGCCGGCTCCTTCCTGCGCATGGCGCGGCTGGCGCTCACCGGCGCCGCTCCGGCACAACT GGTCGTCGAAGAGGAGGTCGTCGACGGCCACAGCTGCGACCCGTACTACAAGAGCATCAGCACGGAGGACAACGACGACCTCGAATCCGACGAGCTTTGGCCGGAGGAGGACGAATTGGAGCTGCtcgtggacggcggcgaggacggtggGTCAACGACGAGAGGCGTGTCTGAGAACAAGAAGCCCGATCGGTTCGTCAGGCGCCGGCGTGCCTCGTTTCGTTCGAAGAATgtcgcggcggtggaggagtcGTCGGAGCCGTtggtgccgcgccgcgcggcgaaGCGGGCGAACGATGCCGAGGTGGTTCAGCACCCTTTCGGGTGGGATCGTCGAGGGAGCGAGTCGTCGTCGTTGCTGCTTGTTTCTTCCTAG
- the LOC101777005 gene encoding protein spotted leaf 11: MAGGGGGGRDRGAAAERVAAAVEAAASGGWEFRNAYRRQLLALSRRIRLLGPFAEELREARGGAAEGEQERALAPLADALGTALDLLRLGRDGSRIFLVLERDNIMKKFQGVIAQLEQALCDFPYSKLDISDEVREQVELVHAQLRRAKERADMPDDEFYNDVLSLYNKSYDPSAELDILKRLSEKLHLMTITDLTQESLALHEMVASGGGQDPGEHIEKMSMLLKKIKDFVQIQNPEMGPPIGTKLMDSNGEPRPANIPDEFRCPISLELMKDPVIVSTGQTYERVCIEKWLASGHHTCPNTQQRMANTTLTPNYVLRSLIAQWCEANGIEPPKRSSQPNKPTSACSSSERANIDALLSQLCSHDPEEQMSAAAELRLLAKRNANNRICIAEAGAIPLLLSLLSSSDLRTQEHAVTALLNLSIHEDNKASIISSGAVPSIVHVLKNGSMGARENAAATLFSLSVIDEYKVTIGGTGAIPALVVLLSEGSQRGKKDAAAALFNLCIYQGNKGRAIRAGLVPLIMGLVTNPTGALMDEAMAILSILSSHPEGKAAIGAAEPVPVLVEMIGSGSPRNRENAAAVMLHLCSGEQQLVHLARAQECGIMVPLRELALNGTERGKRKAVHLLERMSRFLVQQQEEKEAQLLASTQAIPQIPEQVQEIDIPEQLDSPSSQYPTVA; this comes from the exons atggccggcggcggcggcggtggccgggatcgcggggccgccgcggagagggtggcggcggccgtggaggcggcggcgtcgggcggctGGGAGTTCCGGAACGCGTACCGGCGCCAGCTGCTGGCGCTGTCGCGCCGGATTCGGCTCCTCGGGCCCTTCGCCGAGGAGCTCCGGGAGGCGCGCGGGGGAGCCGCGGAGGGGGAGCAGGAGCGGGCGCTGGCGCCGCTGGCCGACGCGCTGGGGACGGCGCTCGACCTGCTCCGGCTCGGCCGCGACGGGAGCAGGATCTTCCTG GTCCTTGAGAGGGACAATATAATGAAGAAGTTTCAAGGAGTAATTGCTCAGTTGGAGCAAGCTTTGTGCGATTTTCCATACAGTAAATTGGATATATCAGATGAAGTTAGAGAGCAG GTTGAGTTAGTGCATGCACAGCTCAGAAGAGCAAAAGAGCGCGCAGATATGCCCGATGATGAGTTCTACAATGACGTGCTGTCTCTGTATAACAAGAGCTATGACCCAAGTGCTGAACTGGACATCCTTAAAAGATTGTCAGAAAAGTTACACCTGATGACCATCACTGATCTCACACAAGAATCACTTGCTTTGCATGAGATGGTGGCATCTGGTGGTGGTCAGGATCCAGGAGAACACATTGAGAAAATGTCCATGCTATTGAAGAAAATCAAGGACTTTGTGCAAATTCAGAACCCTGAGATGGGGCCGCCAATAGGTACCAAGCTAATGGATTCAAACGGGGAGCCAAGACCTGCAAACATTCCTGATGAGTTCCGCTGTCCAATTTCTCTTGAGTTGATGAAAGATCCTGTTATTGTTTCTACTGGCCAG ACATATGAGCGGGTGTGCATTGAGAAGTGGCTAGCTTCTGGGCACCATACTTGTCCAAATACTCAGCAGAGGATGGCAAACACGACACTGACACCAAACTACGTTCTTAGAAGTCTTATTGCCCAGTGGTGCGAGGCCAACGGGATTGAGCCACCCAAGCGTTCATCGCAGCCTAACAAGCCTACATCAGCATGCTCATCGAGCGAACGTGCTAACATCGATGCTCTTCTGTCCCAGTTATGCTCTCATGATCCTGAGGAGCAGATGTCAGCTGCTGCAGAGCTACGCCTCCTAGCAAAGCGGAATGCAAACAACCGAATTTGCATTGCTGAGGCTGGTGCCATTCCATTACTACTGAGTCTCTTGTCTTCATCTGACCTGCGGACTCAAGAACATGCTGTTACTGCACTTCTAAACCTCTCCATACACGAGGATAATAAGGCAAGCATCATATCCTCTGGTGCTGTACCGAGCATAGTTCATGTTCTGAAGAATGGCAGCATGGGGGCACGGGAGAATGCTGCAGCTACGCTTTTCAGCCTCTCAGTGATCGATGAATACAAAGTAACAATTGGGGGAACAGGGGCTATCCCTGCCCTTGTAGTTCTATTAAGTGAGGGCAGCCAGCGGGGAAAgaaagatgcagcagcagctctATTCAACCTGTGCATTTATCAAGGGAACAAGGGTCGTGCAATACGAGCTGGCCTTGTGCCGCTCATCATGGGGCTGGTGACCAACCCCACGGGAGCTCTTATGGATGAGGCAATGGCAATACTCTCAATACTGTCCAGCCACCCTGAGGGGAAGGCGGCTATTGGGGCAGCAGAGCCTGTTCCTGTGCTTGTGGAGATGATCGGGAGCGGGTCACCGAGGAATAGAGAGAATGCTGCAGCTGTGATGTTGCATCTTTGTAGTGGTGAGCAGCAACTTGTGCATCTGGCCCGTGCACAAGAGTGCGGCATCATGGTCCCACTGCGGGAGCTGGCCTTGAACGGCACGGAGAGGGGGAAGAGAAAGGCAGTGCATCTGCTCGAGCGAATGAGCAGATTCCTGGTTCAGCAgcaagaggaaaaggaagccCAGCTGCTGGCATCGACACAGGCCATTCCTCAGATCCCTGAACAGGTCCAAGAGATCGACATCCCTGAACAATTGGACAGTCCTTCATCTCAATATCCCACGGTCGCATGA
- the LOC101777416 gene encoding dof zinc finger protein DOF2.4 encodes MVFSSLPIFLDPPNWGQMQMQQQQPPLQCLLGGGGGGSDHHHLMPPPSGLAPLPGGPADTAASAPAGGGSSTSMQAAAGAAAQPRPVVSMAERARLARVPLPEPGTLRCPRCDSTNTKFCYFNNYSLSQPRHFCKACRRYWTRGGALRNVPVGGGCRRNTKRSSKKSSRGGGAGATAATSSSSTTSTSTTATTTTATTSAAMAAAEAIASMQAQLPHLGLPPAAAAAALEASLEGYHHYLPLQMQPQFLQQAGLHGYHFADDGSGVLADGFPRGVVASGLLAQLAAVKMEEHGGGGGGGGAVAAHEQPYWAGSNGGGSGWPAEFLSGFSSSSSGNVL; translated from the exons ATGGTGTTCTCCTCCCTCCCGATCTTCCTAGACCCTCCCAATTGGGGCCAG atgcagatgcagcagcagcagccaccgctCCAGTgtctcctcggcggcggcggtggcgggagcgaccaccaccacctgaTGCCTCCGCCGTCCGGCCTGGCGCCGCTGCCGGGCGGCCCTGCTGACACCGCGGCGagcgctccggcgggcggcggctcgtccaccTCGATGCAGGCCgctgcgggggcggcggcgcagccgcGGCCGGTCGTGTCGATGGCGGAGCGCGCCCGGCTGGCGCGCGTGCCGCTGCCGGAGCCCGGCACGCTGCGGTGCCCGCGCTGCGactccaccaacaccaagtTCTGCTACTTCAACAACTACTCGCTCTCGCAGCCGCGCCACTTCTGCAAGGCGTGCCGCCGATACTggacccgcggcggcgcgctccgcaACGTGCCCGTCGGCGGCGGGTGCCGCCGCAACACCAAGCGCTCCAGCAAGAAGTCctcccgtggcggcggcgcgggcgccacGGCGgccacgtcctcctcctccacaacctccacctccaccacggccaccaccaccaccgccaccacgagcgcagccatggcggcggccgaggcCATCGCCAGCATGCAGGCGCAGCTGCCCCACCTCGGCctcccgcctgccgccgccgccgccgccctggagGCGTCGCTGGAGGGGTACCACCACTACCTGCCGCTCCAGATGCAGCCTCAGTTCCTGCAGCAAGCTGGCCTGCACGGCTACCACTTCGctgacgacggcagcggcgtcCTCGCAGACGGGTTCCCGAGGGGCGTCGTCGCCTCGGGCCTGCTAGCGCAGCTCGCCGCCGTGAAGATggaggagcacggcggcggcggcggcggcggaggcgccgtcGCGGCGCATGAGCAGCCGTACTGGGCtggcagcaacggcggcggcagcgggtggCCGGCGGAGTTCCTGTCGGGGTtcagctcgtcgtcgtcggggaaTGTGTTGTGA